The Deinococcus roseus genome window below encodes:
- a CDS encoding deoxynucleoside kinase — translation MYLAVSGNIGSGKSTLTRLLSERLKLTPVFETVDENPYLADFYQDMARYAFHSQVFFLSRRLEQHLKVVNATLDVVQDRTIFEDAWVFARNLYQQGHMSRRDWETYQSLLQGILPALRMPDVLIHIEASLPTLKKRIALRGRDYEKALPDQYLQNLSDLYQSFIGEYTASKIYLLNGDALDFVENPGIIEKLCEDIDDVVVGGLF, via the coding sequence ATGTACCTTGCCGTGAGTGGCAACATCGGGAGCGGCAAGAGCACCCTCACCCGACTGCTGTCCGAACGGCTGAAACTCACCCCGGTGTTTGAAACCGTGGATGAGAACCCGTACCTGGCGGATTTTTACCAGGACATGGCCCGTTATGCTTTTCACTCGCAGGTGTTTTTTCTGTCCCGGCGTCTGGAGCAACACCTGAAGGTGGTGAATGCCACACTGGATGTGGTGCAGGACCGCACCATCTTTGAAGATGCCTGGGTGTTTGCCAGAAACCTGTACCAGCAGGGCCACATGAGCAGGCGTGACTGGGAAACCTACCAGAGCCTGTTGCAAGGCATCCTGCCAGCACTCCGCATGCCAGATGTGTTGATCCACATTGAGGCCAGCCTGCCCACCCTGAAAAAACGCATTGCGTTGCGGGGCCGGGATTACGAGAAAGCCCTGCCTGACCAGTACCTGCAAAACCTCTCAGACCTGTACCAGTCTTTCATCGGGGAGTACACGGCTTCCAAGATCTACCTGCTGAATGGGGACGCCCTGGATTTTGTGGAAAACCCCGGCATCATCGAGAAGCTCTGTGAGGACATCGATGATGTGGTGGTGGGAGGGCTGTTTTGA
- a CDS encoding MBL fold metallo-hydrolase, with product MLLAAGMHSGARAQENRVTLPNGAGFYRFKLGDFTFVVVSDGQATGGNALPNWGANPGRQEEFAAVLKANFAPVEPFTNNFNPMLIDTGKNKVLIDTGRGGAAGQLVQNLKNAGYSPDDIDTVFITHGHGDHIGGMSDAEGKSVFKNAKFVMGQSEFDFWASQNNAGFNKNIVAFKDRFTFIQDGGEIVPGLLGVLTPGHTVGHMSVLATSGTEKLMHFADAGGHYILSLMFPEHYLGFDSNPENATATRKKIFAQAASENLTVVGYHYAWPGVGHIRTKDAAYEFVPIFFKF from the coding sequence ATGCTGCTCGCCGCAGGGATGCACTCAGGGGCCAGAGCACAGGAGAACCGTGTGACCTTACCAAACGGTGCTGGTTTCTACCGTTTCAAACTCGGAGATTTCACTTTCGTGGTGGTCAGCGATGGACAGGCCACCGGAGGAAACGCCCTTCCCAACTGGGGGGCCAATCCAGGCAGGCAGGAAGAATTCGCCGCTGTCCTGAAGGCCAACTTTGCCCCCGTTGAGCCTTTCACCAACAACTTCAACCCCATGCTCATTGACACCGGGAAAAACAAGGTCCTGATTGATACAGGTCGTGGAGGTGCAGCAGGGCAGCTTGTGCAGAACCTCAAGAATGCCGGGTATTCCCCGGACGACATCGACACCGTGTTCATCACCCACGGACACGGCGATCACATCGGAGGCATGTCAGACGCCGAAGGCAAATCGGTGTTCAAGAATGCAAAATTCGTGATGGGCCAGAGCGAGTTTGACTTCTGGGCCAGCCAGAACAATGCAGGCTTCAACAAGAACATCGTGGCCTTCAAAGACCGCTTCACTTTCATTCAGGATGGCGGGGAGATCGTTCCCGGTCTGTTGGGGGTGCTGACCCCCGGTCACACCGTGGGGCACATGTCGGTGCTGGCCACCTCTGGCACCGAAAAACTCATGCACTTTGCAGATGCCGGAGGACACTACATCCTGTCTCTGATGTTCCCCGAGCACTATCTGGGTTTTGACTCCAACCCGGAAAATGCCACTGCCACCCGCAAGAAAATCTTTGCGCAGGCCGCCAGTGAAAACCTGACCGTGGTGGGCTACCACTACGCCTGGCCTGGTGTGGGGCACATCCGAACCAAAGACGCCGCCTACGAGTTCGTGCCCATCTTCTTCAAATTCTGA
- a CDS encoding pyridoxamine 5'-phosphate oxidase family protein: MPDFKPDFKQVLTTEAELTVLLGGEPSPLVKNKKRTALDEHARNFIAHSPFLVLSTSDQDGLCDASPKGDAPGFVQVLDDHTLLIPERPGNRLADGYRNVLSNPHVGLIFFIPGKSETFRVNGSARIITDPEHLETMQVQGKVPKLALAVTVEECFAHCGKAVLRSKLWGDREDTAPEVDIPAMIAAHARNSGATRESVQQGLEESYRERMY; encoded by the coding sequence ATGCCCGACTTTAAACCTGACTTTAAACAGGTGCTGACCACCGAAGCGGAATTGACCGTATTGCTGGGCGGAGAGCCCAGCCCACTGGTGAAAAACAAGAAGCGCACGGCCCTGGACGAACACGCCAGAAACTTCATTGCCCACTCACCTTTTCTGGTGCTCAGCACCTCTGATCAGGACGGCCTGTGCGACGCCTCACCCAAAGGGGATGCACCGGGTTTTGTGCAGGTGCTGGACGACCACACCCTCTTGATTCCTGAGCGTCCGGGCAACCGTCTGGCGGATGGTTACCGCAATGTGCTGTCCAATCCCCATGTGGGCCTGATTTTCTTCATCCCTGGCAAAAGCGAGACCTTCCGGGTCAATGGCAGCGCCAGAATCATCACCGATCCTGAGCATCTGGAAACCATGCAGGTGCAGGGCAAGGTGCCTAAACTTGCCCTGGCCGTGACGGTGGAGGAGTGCTTTGCCCATTGCGGCAAGGCCGTGCTGCGCTCCAAACTCTGGGGAGACCGGGAAGACACCGCTCCAGAGGTGGACATCCCGGCCATGATTGCTGCTCATGCCCGCAACAGTGGAGCCACCCGTGAAAGCGTTCAGCAAGGGCTTGAAGAAAGCTACCGGGAACGCATGTACTGA
- a CDS encoding GNAT family N-acetyltransferase — MLDLSMFETFPILETERLILREIQATDAPAIYKLFSNPEVTRYHGTSTFQDPEQADDFVHFVQARYQQKGGIRWAIELKATGELLGTLGLNSIVQQRTVIGYDLSEAHWGKGYMPEAVQAMLDYAFQIGLYRVQALVIPGNHGSVRVLEKLGFQQEGLLRAWYHWEGRYWDMLSFSLLRTDRQKGAEG; from the coding sequence ATGCTTGACCTTTCGATGTTTGAAACCTTTCCCATTCTGGAAACCGAACGCCTGATTTTGCGTGAAATTCAAGCCACAGACGCCCCCGCCATTTACAAACTCTTCTCCAACCCCGAAGTGACCCGCTATCACGGCACCAGCACCTTTCAGGACCCGGAACAGGCCGATGATTTCGTGCACTTCGTACAGGCCCGCTACCAGCAAAAAGGCGGCATCCGCTGGGCCATTGAACTGAAAGCCACAGGAGAACTGCTGGGCACGCTGGGGCTCAACAGCATCGTGCAGCAGAGAACCGTGATTGGTTATGACCTCTCAGAAGCACACTGGGGCAAAGGCTACATGCCCGAAGCCGTACAGGCCATGCTGGATTACGCTTTTCAGATTGGACTGTATCGGGTGCAGGCCCTGGTGATCCCGGGAAACCACGGCTCTGTGCGGGTGCTGGAAAAACTGGGGTTCCAGCAGGAGGGCCTGCTGCGTGCGTGGTACCACTGGGAAGGGCGGTACTGGGACATGCTGAGTTTTTCTTTGCTCAGGACGGACAGGCAAAAGGGCGCAGAAGGCTGA
- a CDS encoding deoxynucleoside kinase → MYLVTEGLIGVGKTSLSRLLAQKYQASLTLEVVEDNPFLGGFYADMERYAFQVQVFFLLSRFKQLQHVTQGDLFHLNHVSDYMFDKDFVFASMNLKDHEFDLYQELYSQLKPKLAHPDLVVYLRADPEFVKERILKRGREFELDMPLDYLQNLSEHYDRYFETYPGRVLCINAADYDFVGKPEDALKILSEIEEALQCTLP, encoded by the coding sequence GTGTATTTGGTCACTGAAGGTCTCATTGGTGTGGGCAAGACGAGCCTGAGCCGCTTGCTGGCACAGAAGTATCAGGCGTCCCTGACGCTGGAAGTCGTGGAAGACAACCCCTTTCTGGGTGGATTTTATGCAGACATGGAGCGTTATGCGTTTCAGGTGCAGGTGTTTTTTCTGCTGTCCCGCTTCAAGCAGTTGCAGCATGTCACCCAGGGGGATCTGTTTCACCTCAACCACGTGTCGGATTACATGTTCGACAAGGATTTCGTGTTTGCCAGCATGAACCTCAAAGACCATGAGTTCGATCTGTACCAGGAGCTGTATTCGCAGCTGAAACCCAAACTGGCCCATCCGGATCTGGTGGTGTACCTGCGGGCTGATCCGGAGTTTGTGAAAGAGCGCATTTTAAAGCGGGGCCGGGAATTCGAGCTGGACATGCCACTGGATTACCTGCAGAACCTCTCTGAGCACTACGACCGCTATTTTGAGACCTACCCGGGTCGGGTGCTGTGCATCAATGCTGCCGATTACGATTTTGTGGGCAAACCCGAAGATGCCCTGAAAATCCTCTCGGAAATTGAGGAGGCCCTGCAATGTACCTTGCCGTGA
- a CDS encoding DUF4865 family protein, producing the protein MGLMHYDIHLPGDHNMETIRERVRTRGHALDQLPGLTFKAYLLRESGKAGSTVNSYSPFYLWHSEHAMREFLLGPGFAGLSQDFGRPSVEHWMEMQFQKGKVFGKSPVWATLLRIPIAAGKDLSEAIHEAENQLNALQDHPALHCAVSGLDLRTWEQVLFALWTTDPSEQMGIHFQVLHLSCPGLEQEKV; encoded by the coding sequence ATGGGTCTGATGCACTATGACATCCATTTGCCCGGAGATCACAACATGGAAACCATCCGGGAAAGGGTCCGCACCCGTGGACATGCCCTGGACCAGCTTCCCGGATTGACCTTCAAAGCCTACCTGTTGCGAGAATCCGGCAAAGCAGGATCCACCGTCAACTCCTATTCTCCTTTTTACCTGTGGCATTCAGAACATGCCATGCGTGAATTTCTGCTGGGACCGGGATTTGCTGGCCTGAGCCAGGATTTTGGTCGCCCTTCTGTGGAACACTGGATGGAGATGCAGTTCCAGAAGGGAAAAGTTTTTGGGAAATCTCCAGTGTGGGCCACCTTGCTCAGAATCCCAATTGCTGCAGGAAAAGACCTGTCAGAAGCCATTCACGAGGCAGAAAACCAGCTGAACGCCCTGCAAGACCATCCAGCGCTCCATTGTGCGGTGTCTGGCCTGGATCTCAGAACCTGGGAACAGGTGCTGTTTGCCCTGTGGACCACTGACCCCTCAGAACAGATGGGCATACATTTTCAGGTGCTTCACCTCTCCTGCCCAGGGTTGGAGCAAGAAAAAGTGTAG
- a CDS encoding GNAT family N-acetyltransferase, translating to MHLQKALPDDASELAKYNRDLIQDEGHRNPMSLRELTERMQSFFLDEWEAVFLVNEDQKVGYALYKFGTDAFDARIQTVYLRQFFIAHPFRRQGLGRQAFETLKKAVFQDARIHVEVLTSNERGVAFWKAVGFKPYSLHLHT from the coding sequence ATGCACCTGCAGAAAGCCCTTCCCGATGACGCTTCAGAACTGGCGAAGTACAACCGGGATTTGATCCAGGACGAAGGACACCGCAACCCCATGAGCCTGCGCGAGCTCACCGAGCGCATGCAGAGCTTTTTTCTGGATGAATGGGAAGCGGTCTTTTTGGTGAACGAAGACCAGAAGGTGGGCTATGCCCTGTATAAATTTGGCACCGACGCTTTCGATGCCCGCATTCAAACGGTTTACCTGAGGCAATTTTTCATCGCCCACCCTTTTCGCAGACAGGGTCTGGGCAGACAGGCCTTTGAAACCCTCAAAAAAGCAGTGTTTCAGGACGCCCGCATCCACGTGGAGGTCCTGACCAGCAACGAACGGGGTGTGGCCTTCTGGAAAGCGGTGGGGTTCAAGCCTTACAGCCTGCATTTGCACACTTAA
- a CDS encoding UDP-N-acetylmuramoyl-L-alanyl-D-glutamate--2,6-diaminopimelate ligase, with amino-acid sequence MKLSLLLSQLGLSAHPEADPEVSAVTHNSSWVKPGAVFVAVRGLKTDGHKFIPQALEKGAVAIVGEGFEGDLPVPYIKVEHARHALADFACVLQGHPSRALTVVGITGTDGKSTTSWITYHLLQSAGKPSGLLSTVGYRTPDGVLHHFPQHLTTPDSPEIQSLLRELLDAGATHCVLETSSHALELDRVRGVEYGVGIFTNLTPEHLDFHGDMEGYFQAKRKLIDRSRFAVLNQDDPYARRLTDHPSHTTFGFSAEAQWRATNLQEEASGLNFTVVSPAGTFDVVLPMIGQFNVLNALAAMATAHHLGLSIPELQKGLASFQGIPGRMQLLSSHPRVMVDFAHTPPSLEKALEVLRPSTTGKLWVVVGSAGGNRDPLKRAPLGEVASRLSDQAIFTEEDCRDTPIQEILQEMERGASSTGNQNYRSIADRRTAIQEAIHQAGPEDTVLLAGKGPEDTLERASETLPWDEVAEALQALGTRKPS; translated from the coding sequence TTGAAGCTCAGCCTGCTGCTTTCCCAGCTGGGTTTGTCTGCACACCCTGAAGCAGACCCTGAGGTTTCTGCGGTCACCCACAACAGTTCCTGGGTGAAGCCCGGTGCGGTGTTCGTGGCGGTGCGTGGCCTCAAGACCGATGGGCACAAATTCATTCCGCAAGCCCTGGAAAAAGGTGCTGTGGCGATTGTGGGCGAGGGCTTTGAGGGTGACTTGCCTGTTCCCTACATCAAAGTTGAACATGCCCGTCATGCTCTGGCAGATTTTGCCTGTGTGCTGCAGGGCCATCCCAGCAGGGCGTTGACCGTGGTGGGCATCACGGGAACGGATGGCAAGAGCACCACCAGCTGGATCACCTACCATTTGCTGCAATCTGCCGGAAAACCTTCGGGCTTGCTGTCCACAGTGGGATACCGGACCCCGGATGGGGTGCTGCACCATTTCCCGCAGCACCTGACCACCCCGGACAGCCCGGAAATCCAGAGCCTGCTGCGTGAACTGCTGGATGCAGGCGCCACGCACTGCGTGCTGGAAACCAGTTCCCATGCGCTGGAACTGGACCGGGTGCGTGGGGTGGAGTATGGGGTGGGCATCTTCACCAACCTGACCCCGGAGCATCTGGATTTCCATGGGGACATGGAAGGATACTTTCAGGCCAAGCGCAAGCTGATTGACCGCAGCCGTTTTGCCGTGCTGAATCAGGATGATCCCTATGCCAGACGCCTGACCGACCACCCCAGCCACACCACTTTTGGGTTCTCGGCAGAGGCGCAGTGGCGGGCCACCAACCTTCAAGAGGAGGCCTCTGGTCTGAATTTCACGGTGGTCTCCCCTGCTGGCACCTTTGATGTGGTGCTTCCCATGATTGGGCAGTTCAATGTGCTGAACGCCCTGGCGGCCATGGCGACCGCCCATCATCTGGGCCTGTCCATCCCTGAACTGCAAAAAGGACTGGCTTCTTTTCAGGGGATCCCTGGACGGATGCAACTCCTGAGCAGCCACCCACGGGTGATGGTGGATTTTGCCCACACCCCGCCCAGCCTGGAAAAAGCCCTGGAAGTGCTGCGTCCCAGCACCACCGGAAAACTCTGGGTGGTGGTGGGTTCCGCCGGAGGCAACCGGGATCCTTTGAAACGTGCCCCTCTGGGTGAGGTCGCATCCCGGCTCTCCGATCAGGCGATCTTCACAGAGGAGGACTGCCGGGACACCCCCATCCAGGAGATCTTGCAGGAAATGGAACGGGGGGCCAGCAGCACTGGAAACCAGAATTACCGTTCCATTGCAGACCGCAGGACAGCCATTCAGGAAGCCATCCATCAGGCTGGTCCTGAAGACACCGTGCTTCTGGCAGGCAAAGGTCCAGAAGACACCCTGGAACGCGCCAGTGAAACCCTCCCCTGGGATGAGGTGGCAGAGGCACTGCAAGCTCTGGGCACCAGAAAGCCCTCCTGA
- a CDS encoding tautomerase family protein, with product MDRRMPGTYTAISLLTQEVKSMPFVRISLHQGKTPTFLQTLADTIHHTLVDTFEVPTKDRFQVIHTLSEGHFYFSPDYLDIQRSHDLILIEIVAGRPRSTATKTLLYQTLASRLLQDLQVRPEDVMVIVQINTREDWSFGCGLAQMLEVQSWV from the coding sequence ATGGACAGAAGAATGCCCGGGACCTACACTGCAATCAGCTTGCTGACCCAGGAGGTGAAAAGCATGCCTTTTGTTCGCATTTCCCTGCATCAGGGAAAAACCCCGACTTTTCTCCAGACCCTTGCAGACACCATCCACCACACCCTGGTGGACACCTTTGAAGTGCCCACCAAAGACCGCTTTCAGGTGATTCATACTCTGTCAGAAGGTCACTTTTACTTCAGTCCGGATTACCTGGACATTCAGCGCAGCCATGACCTGATCCTGATTGAGATTGTTGCTGGTCGCCCCAGAAGCACAGCCACCAAAACCTTGCTTTACCAGACCCTGGCCTCCAGGCTTTTACAGGACCTGCAGGTGCGTCCTGAAGACGTGATGGTGATTGTGCAGATCAACACCCGGGAAGACTGGTCGTTTGGTTGTGGGCTGGCCCAGATGCTGGAGGTCCAATCATGGGTCTGA
- a CDS encoding LysR family transcriptional regulator: MPRKHVHLELDVLRTFVTGVDLGNFGRAAERLSRSPSAISSQLKKLEQQAGTPIFQKSGRGLALTEAGEVLLGQARKLLDLNDETVNRLRGMELQGEVRLGIQEDFAEGILSDVLARFARSHPRIHMQAKVARNRDLKTAVETDDLDLALLWDDGTAPLHMQRLLEVPMVWIGPAAPRTLIWSTEDPLPLAAFEAPCLFRSEGTAHLDAADQPWRMTFTSPSLAGLWAAVSAGLGVTIRTPLGLPDSVQVIRDGSLPELPRIPLALYRVNPAPDASVLRLQEILQEVLQDILQP, encoded by the coding sequence ATGCCACGCAAACACGTTCACCTGGAACTTGATGTCCTGCGCACCTTTGTCACCGGGGTGGATCTGGGAAACTTTGGGCGTGCAGCAGAGCGCCTTTCCCGTTCTCCATCGGCCATCAGCAGCCAGTTGAAGAAACTGGAACAGCAGGCGGGCACCCCCATTTTTCAGAAATCAGGACGGGGCCTCGCCCTCACCGAAGCAGGAGAGGTGCTGCTGGGACAGGCCCGCAAACTGCTGGACCTCAACGATGAAACCGTAAATCGCCTGAGGGGAATGGAGCTGCAGGGAGAGGTGCGTCTGGGCATCCAGGAAGATTTTGCCGAGGGCATCCTCTCGGATGTGCTGGCCCGTTTTGCCCGCAGCCATCCCCGCATTCACATGCAAGCAAAAGTGGCCCGCAACAGGGACCTCAAAACCGCTGTGGAAACAGATGACCTGGACCTCGCCCTGCTGTGGGACGATGGCACAGCTCCCCTCCACATGCAAAGGCTGTTAGAGGTGCCGATGGTCTGGATTGGTCCAGCTGCACCCAGAACCCTGATCTGGTCTACGGAAGATCCACTGCCTCTGGCGGCTTTCGAGGCCCCCTGTCTGTTCCGGTCAGAAGGGACAGCCCATCTGGATGCTGCAGATCAACCATGGAGAATGACCTTCACCAGCCCCAGCCTTGCAGGTCTGTGGGCCGCAGTTTCTGCAGGTCTTGGCGTGACCATCCGCACCCCACTGGGACTGCCAGACAGCGTTCAGGTGATCCGGGATGGGTCTTTGCCAGAGTTGCCCCGAATTCCACTCGCCCTTTACCGTGTGAATCCTGCACCTGATGCCAGTGTCTTGCGTTTGCAGGAGATCCTGCAGGAGGTTTTACAGGACATTCTGCAGCCCTGA